One window of the Cryptomeria japonica chromosome 7, Sugi_1.0, whole genome shotgun sequence genome contains the following:
- the LOC131065739 gene encoding glutathione S-transferase U24, with product MSIYIPNAVDEQRESSEMMDEVKLISFLLSPFGRKVEIALRAKGIAYQVVEEDLKNKSEILLEANPVYKKIPVLIHRGRSICESRLIVEYIDEMWPSAHQLFPQDPYDRYLVRFWADFLDHKIRGIGIMCADQKGEMEIVREEYKEMWSRVESGVGELEKRGMVLCEGKRQVNYVDVVMGSWMPWFVPLETCGGLVFPSLDDCPALHRWLRALARNTLVTSTFPTSTQMMDYARKRFHLQ from the exons ATGAGTATTTATATACCCAATGCGGTTGATGAGCAGAGGGAGAGCAGTGAAATGATGGACGAGGTAAAATTAATATCATTCCTGTTAAGTCCGTTTGGTCGAAAAGTGGAAATCGCTCTGAGGGCAAAGGGGATCGCGTATCAAGTGGTGGAGGAGGATCTGAAAAACAAATCAGAAATTCTTCTGGAAGCCAATCCCGTCTACAAGAAGATCCCTGTTCTTATTCACAGGGGCAGATCAATCTGTGAATCCAGACTCATCGTTGAATATATCGATGAAATGTGGCCATCTGCTCACCAATTGTTCCCCCAGGACCCTTACGATCGTTATCTCGTGCGATTCTGGGCAGATTTTCTGGATCACAAG ATCAGGGGAATCGGAATTATGTGCGCGGATCAGAAAGGGGAAATGGAAATTGTGAGAGAAGAGTACAAAGAGATGTGGAGCAGAGTGGAGAGTGGGGTGGGAGAGTTGGAGAAGAGGGGAATGGTGTTGTGTGAGGGAAAGAGGCAAGTAAATTATGTGGACGTTGTGATGGGATCATGGATGCCATGGTTTGTCCCCTTGGAAACCTGTGGCGGCCTAGTCTTTCCCTCGCTTGATGATTGCCCCGCTCTGCACAGATGGCTCCGAGCCCTCGCTCGGAACACTCTTGTCACTTCCACTTTCCCCACCTCCACACAGATGATGGACTATGCCAGAAAACGCTTCCATCTCCAATGA